Below is a genomic region from Chloracidobacterium sp..
GGACGGCTACAACGAACGACAGCCGATTCCTTCGATGCCCGGCTGCGAACGACTTTCGATTGACCTGCTGGTTGAGGAATGCCGCCAACTGGCGGCGCTTGGCGTCGGCGGCGTCGCCCTGTTTCCGGCGTTGCCAGAGTACAAAAAGGACAAGACGGCCTCAGAGGCCCTCAATCCTGACGGCCTCTTCCCGCGCGCCGTCAGCGCCGTCAAAGAGCGCGTCCCGGAGTTGACTATCTTCACCGATGTCGCCCTTGACCCCTATTCCTGCGATGGTCACGACGGCTTGGTGTCGGAAACCGGCGAGATTCTCAACGATGAAACCGTTGAGGTGTTGGCGCGCATGTCGGTTGTCCATGCGCGCGCCGGGGCGGATTACGTCGCGCCGTCGGACATGATGGACGGGCGCGTGGGCGCGATTCGGGAAGCGCTTGATGTCGAAGGGTTTACCAACGTAGGGATTATGGCGTACTCCGCCAAATACGCCTCGGCTTTTTATGGGCCGTTCCGCGACGCGCTCGATTCAGCCCCTAAATTCGGCGACAAGCAGACCTACCAGATGGACCCGGCCAACGTACGGGAAGCTTTGCGCGAAGTTCGGCTCGATTTGGCGGAAGGTGCAGACATGGTGATGGTCAAGCCGGCGTTGGCCTATCTGGATGTCATTCGCGCCATTTGGGAGTTTTCAGACGTGCCGGTTACGGCCTACCAAGTTAGCGGCGAGTACGCGATGGTCAAGGCGGCTGCCGAGCGTGGCTGGATTGACGGCGACCGAGTGATGCTGGAAATCCTGACGGCGATTCGCCGCGCCGGCGCGGATGTGATTTTCACCTACTTTGCCAAGGAAGCCGCTCGGCGGTTGGCATGACACACGATGAACTAAGAAGCCTGTTGCTTGCCGTCCGTGCGGGGACGTGTTCGCCGGACGACGCCTTGGCGCGGCTGGCCGGCTGGCCTGCCGAGACATTGACCGACGCAGACGGACGGCCGTTCGCCACGCTTGATCACGGTCGGGCGTTGCGGCAGGGCTTCCCAGAGGTCGTCTACGGCGCGTCAAAGACCCCGGAGCAACTGGCGGCGATTGTGGCGCGCCTGAGCAGCCAACATCCCAACATTTTGGTAACGCGCGCGTCGGAAGCTGCTTACCAAGCGGTCAGAGCGGTCGCCCCAGAAGCACAGTGGGACGCCTTGTCGCAAACGCTTGTTATCCGACGTGATATGACGCGCTACGGCGGCGGACTCATCGCCGTTGTATGCGCCGGTACGACCGATTTACCGGCGGCGCGGGAGGCCTTGCTCACGTGCGAGGTCATGGGCAACGAAACCACGCTCATTGCGGATGTCGGCGTCGCCGGCCTGCACCGCCTGCTAAGCCATCTGGACACGCTCCGGCAGGCGCGTGTCGTCATTTGCGTCGCCGGGATGGAGGCGGCGCTGGCGTCGGTCGTCGGCGGTCTTGTGGCGGTTCCAGTCGTCGCCGTGCCGACCAGCGTCGGCTATGGCGTGGCGCTGAACGGTCTGACGGCGTTGCTTGGGATGCTCAACAGCTGCGCGCCTAACGTAACCGTCGTCAACATTGACAACGGCTTCGGCGCAGGGTATGTCGCTTCCCTCATCAACCGCCGGTCCGGTTGCTGACCTCTCCTGATTGGTTGCAAATTCCAGCCAAATGGCCGTTGCACGCTACCCCGCCCCGGCCGTATACCGTGAAAGTTTGCAGCGCATCCCCCTGCGCCGGCTTTGTACGGACGACCGTTGGAAACCGCCGACGTGTCGCCGCGACGATGGAAAGTCCTGATTGTCAGCGTTTTTTGGAGGAAGTTTGCCTGATGGACGACACTCAGCAGCAAATGCGACTCAAGACCGGCTTGGCGGAGATGCTCAAAGGCGGCGTCATTATGGATGTCGTCAACGTCGAGCAAGCCCGCATTGCCGAAGAAGCCGGGGCGGTAGCCGTGATGGCCTTGGAGCGCGTGCCGGCCGACATTCGGCGGGACGGCGGTGTGGCGCGCATGTCGAATCCACGCCTGATTCGCCAAATCATGGAAGCCGTCTCGATTCCGGTGATGGCCAAGGTGCGCATTGGCCATACGGCCGAAGCACAGGTGCTTGAAGCCCTTGGTGTGGATTTTATTGATGAGTCGGAGGTGCTGACGCCGGCCGACCCCTACCACCATATCAACAAATTCGCCT
It encodes:
- the larB gene encoding nickel pincer cofactor biosynthesis protein LarB, encoding MTHDELRSLLLAVRAGTCSPDDALARLAGWPAETLTDADGRPFATLDHGRALRQGFPEVVYGASKTPEQLAAIVARLSSQHPNILVTRASEAAYQAVRAVAPEAQWDALSQTLVIRRDMTRYGGGLIAVVCAGTTDLPAAREALLTCEVMGNETTLIADVGVAGLHRLLSHLDTLRQARVVICVAGMEAALASVVGGLVAVPVVAVPTSVGYGVALNGLTALLGMLNSCAPNVTVVNIDNGFGAGYVASLINRRSGC
- the hemB gene encoding porphobilinogen synthase, translated to MLVLPERPRRNRRTESIRRMVRETSLTPAHLVAPLFVVDGYNERQPIPSMPGCERLSIDLLVEECRQLAALGVGGVALFPALPEYKKDKTASEALNPDGLFPRAVSAVKERVPELTIFTDVALDPYSCDGHDGLVSETGEILNDETVEVLARMSVVHARAGADYVAPSDMMDGRVGAIREALDVEGFTNVGIMAYSAKYASAFYGPFRDALDSAPKFGDKQTYQMDPANVREALREVRLDLAEGADMVMVKPALAYLDVIRAIWEFSDVPVTAYQVSGEYAMVKAAAERGWIDGDRVMLEILTAIRRAGADVIFTYFAKEAARRLA